A region from the Saccharomonospora azurea NA-128 genome encodes:
- a CDS encoding DUF3566 domain-containing protein — protein MTPPDNTEQRGSGGTDTSTGDVPPWQRVARDGTTESSDGDGGATQWLPSQSNQEGVSPPPAAPTQPSGAAEPAFAPAGANAGLFAQSTDRDAGQAPGGAGSGSLRSGSAFRRPGRGPRRANLQVKRIDPWSVLKLSLVLGVALFFVWLVAVGVLYMVLDGMGVWDNINGTYDSLVANDAAADGDVLITAGTVFGAAAIVGAVNIVLISALTTVAAFVYNVCAGLTGGLELTLSERE, from the coding sequence GTGACACCACCTGACAACACCGAACAGCGCGGCTCCGGTGGGACCGACACCAGTACGGGGGACGTTCCACCGTGGCAGCGAGTCGCCAGGGACGGGACGACGGAATCGTCCGACGGTGACGGCGGCGCCACGCAGTGGCTACCGAGTCAGTCGAACCAGGAGGGTGTCAGTCCACCTCCGGCGGCACCGACTCAGCCGAGCGGTGCCGCGGAGCCCGCGTTCGCGCCCGCGGGTGCGAACGCGGGGCTGTTCGCCCAGAGCACCGACCGCGACGCCGGCCAGGCGCCGGGCGGTGCAGGGTCGGGTTCGCTGCGGTCGGGGAGTGCGTTCCGCAGGCCGGGCAGAGGGCCGAGAAGGGCGAACCTGCAGGTCAAGCGGATCGACCCGTGGTCGGTGCTCAAGCTGTCGCTGGTGCTCGGCGTGGCGTTGTTCTTCGTCTGGCTCGTGGCCGTCGGTGTGCTGTACATGGTGCTCGACGGCATGGGCGTGTGGGACAACATCAACGGCACCTACGACTCGCTCGTCGCCAACGACGCGGCAGCCGACGGTGACGTGCTCATCACGGCGGGCACCGTGTTCGGTGCCGCGGCCATCGTGGGCGCGGTGAACATCGTGCTGATCTCCGCGCTGACCACGGTGGCCGCGTTCGTCTACAACGTGTGCGCGGGGCTCACCGGCGGGCTGGAACTGACGTTGTCGGAACGAGAGTGA
- a CDS encoding calcium:proton antiporter yields the protein MSSVRSVVTPVAIVRLVLGWGAVVGLMFAGPALAPPVAAPLLVGALALIIGVILVCAFGVVHEAEHLARRLGDPYGSLVLTLSIVLIEVILISAVMLGPGEHSTIARDSVMAVSMIILNAVVGLCLLVGGLRHGGMSHNRTGTSTYLALIVVLSTLAFAVPAFIGRDGSYTPGQTVPIIVAVPVLYAFFLFRQMGVQADDFREVDPRLAVGTADSTDIADPDSPGNGSGRPNIEQVLVEHRAEVVLRIALLVVTVLPIVLLSHDMATLLDDGLGRLGAPVALAGVLIALIVFLPETITSVRAALQGEIQRVSNLCHGALVSTVGLTIPSVLAIGALTGQTVVLAESPANLLILAVTLLLSVATFAAPKVTAVHGAAHLVVFFVYSLALFA from the coding sequence GTGAGTTCCGTACGTTCCGTCGTCACGCCTGTCGCGATCGTCCGGCTCGTGCTGGGATGGGGCGCGGTCGTCGGCCTGATGTTCGCCGGCCCCGCGCTCGCGCCCCCCGTGGCCGCCCCGTTGCTGGTCGGGGCTCTCGCGCTCATCATCGGCGTCATCCTGGTCTGTGCCTTCGGCGTGGTCCACGAGGCCGAACACCTCGCGCGCCGCCTCGGCGACCCCTACGGATCCCTGGTCCTCACGTTGTCGATCGTGCTGATCGAGGTGATCCTCATTTCCGCCGTCATGCTGGGGCCGGGCGAGCACAGCACCATCGCCCGCGACTCCGTCATGGCCGTGTCGATGATCATTCTCAACGCCGTGGTCGGCCTCTGCCTGCTGGTGGGCGGGCTCAGGCACGGCGGTATGAGCCACAACCGCACCGGCACCTCGACCTACCTCGCCCTGATCGTCGTGCTCTCCACGCTGGCGTTCGCGGTTCCCGCGTTCATCGGGCGCGACGGTTCGTACACGCCGGGGCAGACGGTTCCGATCATCGTGGCCGTACCCGTCCTGTATGCCTTCTTCCTCTTCCGGCAGATGGGTGTGCAGGCCGACGACTTCCGGGAGGTCGATCCGCGCCTCGCCGTCGGCACCGCCGACAGCACCGACATCGCCGATCCGGACTCACCGGGGAATGGGAGCGGACGGCCGAACATCGAGCAGGTGCTCGTCGAGCATCGCGCCGAGGTGGTGCTGCGGATCGCGCTGCTCGTGGTGACGGTGCTGCCCATCGTGTTGCTCTCCCACGACATGGCCACTCTGCTGGACGACGGTCTCGGACGGCTCGGGGCGCCGGTCGCGCTCGCGGGCGTCCTGATCGCCCTGATCGTCTTCCTGCCCGAGACGATCACGTCCGTGCGCGCCGCGCTGCAGGGTGAGATCCAGCGAGTGAGCAACCTCTGCCATGGTGCGCTGGTCTCCACGGTCGGGCTGACCATCCCCTCCGTGCTCGCCATCGGTGCCCTGACCGGGCAGACCGTGGTGTTGGCGGAGTCCCCGGCCAACCTGCTGATCCTCGCGGTGACACTGCTGCTGTCGGTGGCGACGTTCGCCGCACCGAAGGTGACGGCGGTCCACGGGGCGGCCCATCTCGTCGTCTTCTTCGTCTACTCCCTCGCCCTGTTCGCCTGA
- the gvpU gene encoding gas vesicle accessory protein GvpU codes for MGAARSDFLLQAFVDAANQMEDFAMGVTLSVSGGIVSGDLVTAPRWMEEVATLVEMEGSEAAYHIANVYREQAVLYKKRAAQNRGEVHGEVTYIHLRDAQWLTQEGHLGPEPGVHWRGLLTEVSGWALGRLPLPSMRY; via the coding sequence ATGGGAGCGGCTCGTTCGGATTTCCTTCTGCAGGCGTTCGTGGACGCCGCCAACCAGATGGAGGACTTCGCCATGGGGGTCACGCTGAGTGTGTCGGGCGGAATCGTCTCCGGCGATCTCGTGACGGCGCCGCGGTGGATGGAGGAAGTCGCCACGCTCGTGGAAATGGAAGGGTCGGAAGCGGCGTATCACATCGCGAACGTGTATCGAGAACAGGCGGTTCTCTACAAGAAACGCGCGGCGCAGAATCGCGGAGAAGTGCACGGCGAGGTGACCTACATTCATCTGCGCGACGCACAATGGCTCACGCAGGAGGGCCACCTCGGTCCGGAACCCGGGGTGCACTGGCGCGGGCTGCTGACCGAGGTGTCAGGGTGGGCGCTGGGGCGCCTCCCGCTGCCGAGCATGCGTTACTGA
- a CDS encoding CsbD family protein gives MAGGGEKQEGIKGAVEDLKGRAKEAAGTFLGNDDMEREGGAQREKGNAQQAAAEKQTQAEQAQREAREAEERERRQQ, from the coding sequence ATGGCCGGTGGCGGCGAGAAGCAAGAAGGCATCAAGGGCGCGGTCGAGGACCTGAAGGGTCGCGCGAAGGAGGCCGCGGGGACGTTCCTCGGCAACGACGACATGGAACGCGAAGGGGGCGCGCAGCGCGAGAAGGGCAACGCCCAGCAGGCGGCGGCGGAGAAGCAGACCCAGGCCGAGCAGGCGCAGCGCGAGGCCCGCGAAGCCGAGGAACGCGAACGTCGCCAGCAGTAG
- a CDS encoding DLW-39 family protein, giving the protein MKKLLALAVVAGGVFFLIKRNRDAKAEADLWREATAPTERPTTGVSSNGSAPAKAGSDAASKN; this is encoded by the coding sequence GTGAAGAAGCTGTTGGCGCTCGCGGTTGTCGCGGGCGGCGTTTTCTTCCTGATCAAGCGCAACAGGGACGCGAAGGCCGAGGCCGACCTGTGGCGCGAAGCCACCGCACCGACCGAGCGCCCGACCACCGGTGTGTCCTCGAACGGCAGCGCACCGGCGAAGGCCGGCTCGGACGCCGCGAGCAAGAACTGA
- a CDS encoding cupin domain-containing protein: MRSVVQPLQRCVGDVDRFADEVWGRRAWVHGPTADGFEDLLSLDGVDELLTQHSLRSPAFRLVRDGRTVPLSDCTRTARIGGTSVSGVADPARVLAAVEDGATLVLQGLHRYWPPLVGFCRELELELGHPCQVNAYVTPPGAQGLRPHTDSHDVFVLQAFGSKSWQVWPAPAADAGDTGADGVEDVELRAGMALYLPTGTRHAARAQHVVSGHLTVGIHPTRWRDLIESAVARVLREPAWDAPLPVRYHRQPESVADELRRQLKQVGAQLMAADPVEPVGERVERFLTTRPPVLRGGLHDRLRLSTLDDTTRVRRRAGSVCELRAGDAGVLRVLLGDRELRVPDRLEPAMREIAAARGTVTVGDLAGGLDETSRLVLVRRLVREGLLEVVDA, from the coding sequence GTGAGGTCGGTCGTGCAGCCCCTGCAGCGGTGCGTCGGTGACGTTGACCGGTTCGCCGACGAGGTGTGGGGTCGGCGGGCGTGGGTTCACGGGCCGACGGCGGACGGGTTCGAGGACCTCCTGAGCCTCGACGGCGTGGACGAGCTGTTGACGCAACACTCGCTGCGCAGCCCGGCGTTCCGGCTCGTCCGGGACGGCCGCACGGTGCCGCTGTCGGACTGCACGCGCACGGCGCGGATCGGTGGCACGTCGGTGAGCGGCGTCGCGGACCCGGCGCGGGTCCTGGCCGCGGTCGAGGACGGCGCCACTCTGGTGTTGCAGGGCCTGCACCGGTACTGGCCCCCGCTGGTCGGTTTCTGCCGGGAACTGGAACTGGAGCTGGGGCACCCGTGCCAGGTCAACGCCTACGTCACGCCGCCCGGAGCGCAGGGACTGCGGCCCCATACCGATTCGCACGACGTGTTCGTGCTGCAGGCGTTCGGGTCGAAGTCGTGGCAGGTGTGGCCCGCGCCGGCCGCGGATGCCGGGGACACCGGGGCGGACGGCGTCGAGGACGTCGAGCTGCGCGCGGGTATGGCTCTCTACCTGCCGACGGGCACGCGACACGCGGCCCGCGCGCAACACGTCGTCTCGGGCCACCTCACCGTGGGGATCCATCCCACGCGGTGGCGGGACCTGATCGAGTCCGCCGTCGCGCGGGTCCTGCGGGAACCGGCGTGGGACGCGCCGCTGCCGGTGCGGTATCACCGGCAGCCGGAGTCGGTGGCCGACGAGCTCCGGCGACAGCTCAAACAGGTGGGCGCGCAGCTCATGGCAGCCGACCCGGTCGAGCCGGTGGGCGAACGCGTCGAGCGTTTCCTCACGACCCGGCCGCCGGTGTTGCGTGGTGGGCTGCACGACCGTCTCCGGTTGTCCACGCTGGACGACACCACGCGGGTGCGTCGACGGGCGGGTTCGGTGTGTGAGCTGCGGGCCGGTGACGCCGGGGTCCTGCGCGTGCTGCTCGGTGACCGGGAGCTGCGGGTCCCGGACCGGCTCGAACCGGCGATGCGAGAGATCGCCGCCGCGCGGGGCACGGTCACGGTGGGCGACCTCGCCGGCGGGCTCGATGAGACCAGCCGCCTCGTTCTCGTGCGGCGCCTCGTGCGGGAGGGCCTGCTCGAGGTCGTGGATGCGTAG
- a CDS encoding sucrase ferredoxin — MDLHESLHGTASTVRRWLLLEEPGPWGPEAVRDNRLDPALMARIREVARPLRMRVVLIRRVLRRRGASPERRRCLLAWTAPEDGWVEEAVLDGPEQVLDLDLEAFARGRSPGLRQVDHPLYLVCTHGSHDPCCAEHGRPVARALADGLPQQTWEVSHIGGDRFAANLLVLPQGLYYGRVPADAAVSLARTHERGEVEVPYFRGRTTYGFGVQAAECLLRGQTGIRGIDDLPLRSSRSEGDETVAVFAAPQGGSYHVRVRTTAASDDRALTCHAQRESAPPQHELVDWHLASD; from the coding sequence ATGGATCTGCACGAGTCGCTGCACGGCACCGCGTCCACCGTGCGCAGGTGGTTGCTGCTCGAGGAGCCCGGTCCGTGGGGACCGGAGGCGGTGCGGGACAACCGTCTGGATCCGGCGCTCATGGCCCGGATCCGTGAGGTGGCGCGGCCGCTGCGGATGCGCGTGGTGCTGATTCGTCGAGTGCTGCGCCGCAGGGGAGCGAGCCCGGAGCGCCGACGCTGTCTGCTGGCGTGGACCGCGCCCGAGGACGGCTGGGTCGAGGAGGCGGTGCTCGACGGTCCCGAGCAGGTGCTGGATCTGGACCTGGAGGCGTTCGCGCGCGGGCGCTCGCCGGGGTTGCGACAGGTCGACCACCCGCTCTACCTGGTCTGTACCCACGGCTCCCACGACCCGTGCTGCGCGGAACACGGTCGGCCGGTGGCGCGGGCTCTGGCGGACGGTCTTCCGCAGCAGACGTGGGAGGTCTCGCACATCGGCGGGGACAGGTTCGCCGCCAACCTGCTGGTCCTTCCCCAGGGGCTCTACTACGGGCGCGTGCCCGCGGATGCCGCCGTGTCCCTGGCTCGCACGCACGAGCGCGGGGAGGTCGAGGTGCCGTACTTCCGAGGGCGCACGACCTACGGTTTCGGGGTGCAGGCCGCGGAGTGTCTGCTGCGCGGGCAGACGGGCATCCGCGGGATCGACGACCTGCCGCTGCGGTCGTCGCGCAGCGAGGGCGACGAGACCGTTGCGGTGTTCGCGGCGCCTCAGGGCGGTTCCTACCACGTGCGGGTCCGCACCACGGCCGCCTCCGACGACCGGGCGCTCACGTGTCACGCGCAACGCGAATCCGCTCCGCCGCAGCACGAACTCGTGGACTGGCACCTCGCCTCGGACTGA
- a CDS encoding sugar kinase, whose translation MTAPRVLTLGETMGLLTGGRIGSLAHVSEMSVGIGGAETNVAVGLSRLGVPVTWIGRVGDDSLGRRVVREIRGEGVDVLAPVDPGAATGLMLKELTGPGTARVYYYRAGSAGSRLTADDVPPGLVESVALVHLTGITPLLSESAREACLCVVRRARAAGVRVSFDVNYRSTLAPAHVASEVLGELAAEADLVFGSPEELAHVAPGGAADEPEVDALVAALDPAGTREIVVKRGADGASTHAGDSVVHAPGHRIEVVDTVGAGDAFVAGYLSGDVQGWSVEEKLRRANACGAVLCTMPGDWEAAPTPDELDAFLASGGDPVQR comes from the coding sequence ATGACGGCTCCCCGGGTCCTCACCCTCGGCGAGACGATGGGCCTGCTCACCGGAGGACGCATCGGGTCGCTCGCCCACGTCTCCGAGATGTCCGTGGGCATCGGCGGCGCGGAGACCAACGTCGCCGTCGGCCTGAGCCGCCTCGGTGTGCCGGTCACCTGGATCGGCCGGGTCGGCGACGACTCGCTGGGCCGGCGCGTCGTGCGCGAGATCCGCGGTGAGGGCGTCGACGTGCTGGCGCCCGTCGATCCCGGCGCGGCGACGGGACTCATGCTCAAGGAACTCACGGGACCGGGCACCGCGCGGGTGTACTACTACCGCGCCGGGTCCGCCGGGTCCCGACTGACGGCGGACGACGTGCCCCCGGGCCTCGTCGAGAGCGTCGCGCTCGTGCATCTCACGGGCATCACCCCGCTGCTGTCGGAGTCCGCGCGCGAGGCGTGTCTGTGCGTGGTGCGGCGGGCGCGGGCGGCCGGGGTGCGCGTGAGCTTCGACGTGAACTACCGCTCTACGCTCGCTCCCGCGCACGTCGCCTCGGAGGTGCTCGGCGAACTCGCCGCGGAGGCGGACCTCGTGTTCGGCTCCCCCGAGGAACTCGCGCACGTGGCCCCCGGCGGTGCCGCGGACGAACCCGAGGTCGACGCGCTGGTCGCGGCGCTCGATCCCGCCGGCACGCGCGAAATCGTGGTGAAGCGGGGAGCCGACGGTGCGTCGACCCACGCCGGCGACTCCGTCGTCCACGCGCCTGGACATCGCATCGAGGTGGTCGACACCGTCGGCGCCGGAGACGCGTTCGTGGCGGGTTACCTCAGCGGCGACGTCCAGGGCTGGAGCGTCGAGGAGAAACTCCGCCGCGCGAACGCCTGCGGGGCGGTGCTGTGCACGATGCCCGGTGACTGGGAGGCCGCGCCCACGCCCGACGAACTCGACGCGTTCCTCGCCAGCGGAGGGGACCCGGTCCAGCGCTGA
- a CDS encoding bifunctional 4-hydroxy-2-oxoglutarate aldolase/2-dehydro-3-deoxy-phosphogluconate aldolase, giving the protein MSQRQALPGRTAASRLVVVLRGERAEDYVPVVDTLVEAGVRSVELTLTTPGTFAALPGLVERYGASADIGIGTVTRPEQVDTAVDGGAHYLVTPAADLTVVDRALDRGIAVVPGGLTPTELHSTWNRGVCAVKLFPARQVDTGYLDDLRGPFPDLAVIPSGGVDLDAARSWLSAGAAAVSVGGPLLGDALSRGGLADLDGLAQRARRFVEVCAESGAR; this is encoded by the coding sequence ATGAGCCAGCGCCAGGCCCTGCCGGGGCGGACCGCCGCCTCACGCCTCGTCGTGGTCCTCCGGGGTGAGCGCGCGGAGGACTACGTGCCGGTCGTCGACACCCTGGTCGAGGCGGGTGTACGGAGTGTCGAACTCACCCTCACCACTCCCGGCACGTTCGCCGCCCTGCCCGGGCTCGTCGAACGGTACGGGGCGAGCGCCGACATCGGGATCGGCACCGTGACGCGGCCGGAACAGGTCGACACCGCCGTCGACGGAGGAGCCCACTACCTCGTCACGCCGGCCGCCGACCTCACGGTCGTCGATCGCGCCCTCGACCGCGGCATCGCCGTCGTCCCCGGCGGGCTCACGCCGACCGAGCTGCACTCCACGTGGAACCGCGGGGTGTGCGCGGTGAAGCTGTTCCCGGCTCGACAGGTGGACACGGGCTACCTCGACGATCTCCGCGGCCCGTTCCCCGACCTCGCCGTCATCCCGTCCGGAGGCGTGGACCTCGACGCGGCGCGCTCCTGGCTGTCCGCCGGGGCGGCGGCGGTGAGCGTCGGCGGCCCGCTGCTCGGGGACGCGCTCTCACGTGGTGGCCTCGCTGACCTCGATGGTCTCGCGCAGCGAGCACGACGATTCGTCGAGGTGTGCGCGGAGAGCGGAGCACGATGA
- the manD gene encoding D-mannonate dehydratase ManD — MSISTVDVIVTSPGRNFVTLKIVTSDGVVGWGDATLNGRELAVASYLRDHLATTLVGRDEDRIEDTWQYLYRGAYWRRGPVTMAAISAVDMALWDIKAKKAGVPLYQLLGGASREKLRVYAHASGNDYAALSQAIRAYVEQGYTAVRIQTGVPGLDAVYGVSATAKPGEKYDYEPAHRAADGSAATRPVEEDWDTPAYLRHIPSIFEKVREEFGPELRLLHDSHHRLSPIEAARLAKSLEPYDLFWLEDATPGEDQEAFRLIRQHSTTPLATGEVFNSVYDYQTLVTERLIDYVRSAPTHTGGVTGMKKLLDFAGIYGIRSGIHGPTDVSPIGMAAALHLDLAIHNFGIQEYMPHSDLTLEVFRTSYTFDRGFLHPGDTPGLGAELDEDLAAHHPYTAAYLPVNRLLDGTVHDW, encoded by the coding sequence GTGAGCATCTCGACCGTCGACGTCATCGTCACGAGTCCCGGACGCAACTTCGTCACCCTCAAGATCGTCACCTCCGACGGTGTCGTCGGGTGGGGCGACGCGACCCTCAACGGGCGCGAACTCGCCGTCGCGTCGTACCTGCGGGACCACCTCGCGACCACCCTCGTCGGCCGGGACGAGGACCGCATCGAGGACACGTGGCAGTACCTGTACCGGGGCGCCTACTGGCGGCGCGGTCCCGTGACGATGGCCGCGATCTCCGCCGTCGACATGGCGCTGTGGGACATCAAGGCGAAGAAGGCGGGCGTCCCGCTGTACCAGCTGCTCGGCGGGGCGAGCCGCGAGAAGCTCCGCGTCTACGCGCACGCCTCCGGCAACGACTACGCCGCGCTGTCCCAGGCGATCCGCGCGTACGTGGAGCAGGGCTACACCGCGGTCCGGATCCAGACGGGTGTCCCCGGGCTCGACGCCGTCTACGGCGTGTCGGCGACGGCGAAGCCCGGGGAGAAGTACGACTACGAACCCGCGCACCGGGCCGCCGACGGCAGTGCCGCCACCCGCCCCGTGGAGGAGGACTGGGACACGCCCGCGTACCTGCGGCACATTCCGTCGATCTTCGAGAAGGTGCGGGAGGAGTTCGGGCCCGAGCTGCGGTTGCTGCACGACAGCCACCACCGCCTGTCCCCGATCGAGGCGGCCCGCCTGGCGAAGTCCCTCGAACCGTACGACCTCTTCTGGTTGGAGGACGCCACCCCCGGCGAGGACCAGGAGGCGTTCCGGCTCATCCGGCAGCACAGCACCACGCCGCTGGCCACGGGCGAGGTCTTCAACTCGGTGTACGACTACCAGACGCTCGTCACCGAACGGCTCATCGACTACGTGCGTTCGGCGCCCACGCACACCGGCGGTGTCACGGGGATGAAGAAGCTGCTCGACTTCGCCGGCATCTACGGCATCCGTTCGGGCATCCACGGCCCCACCGACGTCTCGCCGATCGGCATGGCGGCGGCGTTGCACCTGGACCTGGCGATCCACAACTTCGGCATCCAGGAGTACATGCCGCACAGCGACCTCACCCTCGAGGTGTTCCGCACCTCGTACACGTTCGACCGCGGGTTCCTCCACCCCGGCGACACCCCGGGTCTCGGTGCGGAACTCGACGAGGACCTCGCCGCGCACCACCCCTACACCGCCGCCTACCTCCCGGTGAACCGCCTGCTCGACGGCACCGTGCACGACTGGTGA
- a CDS encoding MFS transporter, giving the protein MSTSAPLSETGAPKDGPAQRSTGDLTRAAMSGWLGTALEFMDFQLYSLAAGLVFGQLFFVGESPALAVVSAMATYAVGYIARPAGAWYFGRLGDRVGRTKVLFITIALMGAATTLIGALPTAHDIGILAPILLVALRLVQGFGAGAEISGAGVMLAEYAPTKRRGIIASLVALGTNCGTLGASAIWGVLVATLSEEQLLSWGWRIPFLGSAVILLFAVWVRFRLKESPVFEESAHVDDGVALTTEEIRAKAERENDTRMLEALEQNKWRAFVPAFLLRFGQAGNSGILQTYMVSFITVTLAMSPSVGTNVVIVSSLCAFLTVPIVGALGDRFGRRRMYRIMSVISLVLIVPTMMAIAGADVPQVFVGYIVMHNVSVMALASLENLTLPELFGSRHRYTATGVVREIAAMIATGLGPVVVAAWVAATTGSWIPIAIMLGIFTVCPLIATFLMPEVAGRDLRDPRNAV; this is encoded by the coding sequence ATGTCCACTTCTGCACCGCTGTCCGAGACGGGTGCCCCGAAGGACGGCCCCGCCCAGCGCAGCACCGGTGACCTCACCCGGGCCGCGATGTCCGGCTGGCTCGGCACCGCGCTGGAGTTCATGGACTTCCAGCTCTACTCCCTCGCGGCCGGACTCGTCTTCGGCCAGCTCTTCTTCGTCGGCGAGAGCCCGGCGCTCGCGGTCGTCTCCGCGATGGCGACGTACGCGGTCGGCTACATCGCGCGCCCCGCCGGTGCGTGGTACTTCGGACGCCTCGGCGACCGGGTGGGCCGCACGAAGGTCCTCTTCATCACGATCGCCCTCATGGGCGCCGCCACGACACTGATCGGTGCCCTGCCGACCGCCCACGACATCGGCATCCTCGCCCCGATCCTCCTGGTGGCACTTCGCCTCGTGCAGGGCTTCGGAGCCGGGGCGGAGATCTCCGGCGCCGGTGTCATGCTCGCCGAGTACGCCCCGACGAAACGGCGCGGCATCATCGCCTCGCTCGTCGCGCTCGGCACGAACTGCGGCACGCTCGGAGCCTCGGCGATCTGGGGCGTCCTCGTCGCCACCCTGTCCGAGGAACAGCTCCTCTCCTGGGGCTGGCGGATTCCGTTCCTCGGCAGCGCCGTGATCCTGCTGTTCGCCGTATGGGTGCGCTTCCGGCTCAAGGAGAGCCCCGTGTTCGAGGAGAGCGCCCACGTCGACGACGGCGTGGCGCTCACGACGGAGGAGATCCGGGCGAAGGCGGAGCGAGAGAACGACACCCGGATGCTGGAGGCGCTCGAACAGAACAAGTGGCGCGCGTTCGTTCCGGCGTTCCTGCTGCGCTTCGGCCAGGCAGGCAACTCGGGAATCCTGCAGACCTACATGGTCTCGTTCATCACCGTCACGCTCGCGATGTCGCCCTCGGTGGGCACGAACGTCGTGATCGTCTCCTCGCTGTGCGCGTTCCTCACGGTGCCGATCGTCGGTGCGCTCGGCGACCGGTTCGGCCGCCGCCGCATGTACCGGATCATGAGCGTGATCTCGCTCGTCCTCATCGTGCCGACGATGATGGCGATCGCCGGAGCGGACGTGCCGCAGGTGTTCGTCGGCTACATCGTCATGCACAACGTGTCGGTGATGGCGCTCGCCTCGCTGGAGAACCTCACGCTGCCCGAGCTCTTCGGGTCCCGCCACCGCTACACCGCCACCGGCGTCGTCCGCGAGATCGCCGCGATGATCGCCACGGGGCTCGGTCCCGTCGTGGTGGCCGCCTGGGTCGCCGCGACCACCGGCTCGTGGATCCCGATCGCGATCATGCTCGGCATCTTCACGGTCTGCCCGCTCATCGCGACGTTCCTCATGCCTGAGGTCGCCGGGCGTGACCTCAGGGACCCGCGCAACGCGGTCTGA
- a CDS encoding L-idonate 5-dehydrogenase yields the protein MRSLFIHGAEDMRFEDVAMPEPGEGEVLLRVRYVGICGSDLHYYFHGKNGENLVREPFTPGHELSATVEADPSEEWAPGTPVTVHPARYGTPVERIADRPHLWPGGDYLGSAANLPHRQGAAAEYVVVEKHMLRGLPDGLSLRDAALAEPLGVALHALTVARDGAGDLGDRALVLGAGPIGLLVVAALTARGVEHVAVGDIQESALARARALGAHEAFLVGTDEIPTTAYPVVFECSAAPASLTQAIASAAHAGVVVQVGMLADTTIGVNLAPLVSKEVQLRGTFRFSTEIDEAVDLLAANPSISQVVTHVLPATEAVTAFETARDSASSSKVLIEF from the coding sequence ATGAGAAGCCTGTTCATCCACGGTGCCGAGGACATGCGGTTCGAGGACGTCGCCATGCCCGAACCCGGCGAGGGCGAGGTGCTGCTGCGGGTGCGTTACGTGGGCATCTGCGGCTCGGACCTGCACTACTACTTCCACGGCAAGAACGGCGAGAACCTCGTGCGCGAGCCCTTCACGCCGGGACACGAGCTCTCCGCGACCGTCGAGGCCGACCCGAGCGAAGAGTGGGCGCCCGGGACTCCGGTGACGGTGCACCCCGCGCGCTACGGGACCCCGGTGGAGCGGATCGCGGACCGGCCCCACCTGTGGCCCGGGGGCGACTACCTCGGCAGCGCCGCGAACCTGCCCCACCGCCAGGGCGCCGCGGCCGAGTACGTCGTCGTCGAGAAGCACATGCTCCGCGGGCTGCCCGACGGGCTGTCGTTGCGGGACGCGGCACTGGCCGAGCCCCTCGGCGTGGCGCTGCACGCCCTCACGGTCGCGCGCGACGGCGCCGGAGACCTCGGTGACCGCGCCCTCGTTCTCGGTGCCGGGCCCATCGGCCTCCTCGTCGTCGCGGCACTCACCGCCCGAGGCGTCGAGCACGTGGCCGTGGGCGACATCCAGGAGTCCGCTCTCGCCCGAGCCCGCGCACTCGGCGCCCACGAGGCCTTCCTCGTCGGAACCGACGAGATCCCGACGACGGCGTACCCCGTCGTGTTCGAGTGCTCGGCGGCACCGGCGTCGCTGACCCAGGCGATCGCCTCGGCAGCGCACGCGGGCGTCGTCGTGCAGGTGGGGATGCTCGCCGACACGACGATCGGCGTGAACCTCGCGCCGCTCGTGTCGAAGGAGGTGCAGCTGCGCGGCACGTTCCGCTTCTCCACGGAGATCGACGAAGCGGTGGACCTGCTCGCGGCCAACCCCTCGATCTCGCAGGTCGTCACGCACGTCCTCCCCGCGACCGAGGCCGTGACGGCGTTCGAGACCGCGAGGGACTCCGCGTCATCCAGCAAGGTTCTCATCGAGTTCTGA